One genomic segment of Chlamydiales bacterium includes these proteins:
- a CDS encoding YjbH domain-containing protein, with amino-acid sequence MRGSIILLIFFFSLLSSFLFSEEEYLEEYVPHRTSSSPDLFRDLDIVAECEKRNCDKLPLIYSHYGHVGYFNMPSARMGDDGDITLGASSVPPYRNYFIGFQLFSRIEMSGVYRVFKGVQDVILSPHGFGDYADKGANIKINLLKPADTEYCLPGIALGLEDFLGSQLFESKYVVLTQEWPNLNFEASFGYGTGRIGGFFGGIAYSPWRKCENYWNGLSFVAEYDPTDYENSKVELHPFGRVKKFPINYGIKYAIGKYWRFSVSHIRGNNIAYEASGTFDLGSVKGFFPKINDPLCYFAPINTEPISPLRPLNTLVEDLAYALDNQGFTLLKATLEKGCNPLPILRLRIVNRKYLYETDVHKRLGCLLALLTPVNVSEVIVVISADCVLCQEYRYSRRSLYLYASRQMTDIELATVSPIREVTFPKYCPEILFERREKALEWGLRPRAQTFFGSSKGKLKYEIDGAAVVEGFVWYDVYYKFLLSHTLLTNANDLGNFDMLNPSPVINVNSDRITYYQVRDFKFEQVYLQRSWTHGCGLHSRVAAGFFDIAYGGVAAEALYYPVNSSWAVGLAGAIVKKRTYNDWGFQNKLRRFVGSGTSFYPVYDHYTVLSQYFLDIYYRFNTMPVSFKISMGQFLARDFGIRTEVFRYFPSGLRISFWYTYTNGNDRVNGSVYHDKGISFSMPLDVIFKESSRARWGYGMSAWLRDVGYRVGTGNELYPVLFEQRDNPVTFDKCN; translated from the coding sequence GTGCGCGGATCAATAATTCTTCTTATTTTTTTCTTTTCTCTTTTGAGCTCTTTTCTTTTTTCAGAAGAAGAGTATTTGGAAGAGTATGTTCCTCATCGTACTTCTTCTTCCCCTGATCTATTTCGAGATTTAGACATTGTTGCAGAGTGTGAAAAAAGAAATTGCGATAAATTACCCCTCATTTATAGTCACTATGGACATGTAGGTTATTTTAACATGCCCTCTGCTCGGATGGGAGATGATGGAGACATTACTCTGGGAGCTTCGAGCGTGCCTCCTTATCGCAATTATTTTATTGGTTTTCAGCTATTTAGTAGAATAGAAATGTCTGGAGTTTACCGAGTATTTAAAGGTGTGCAGGATGTGATTTTGAGCCCTCATGGTTTTGGAGACTATGCGGACAAGGGCGCTAACATAAAAATTAATCTATTAAAGCCGGCTGACACAGAATATTGCCTTCCTGGCATTGCTCTTGGCCTAGAAGATTTTTTGGGAAGTCAGCTTTTTGAATCAAAGTATGTGGTTCTTACACAAGAATGGCCTAATCTAAATTTTGAGGCCAGTTTTGGTTACGGCACAGGGCGCATTGGAGGCTTCTTTGGAGGGATTGCATACTCTCCTTGGAGAAAATGTGAAAATTATTGGAATGGTCTCTCATTTGTTGCTGAGTATGATCCTACCGATTATGAAAATTCAAAAGTAGAATTACATCCATTTGGACGAGTCAAAAAGTTTCCTATTAATTACGGTATCAAATATGCCATTGGAAAGTACTGGCGCTTCAGCGTAAGTCATATTAGAGGGAATAATATTGCTTATGAGGCTTCTGGTACATTTGACTTAGGTTCAGTAAAAGGTTTTTTCCCAAAAATTAATGATCCTCTTTGTTACTTTGCTCCCATTAATACAGAGCCTATAAGCCCCCTTCGTCCTCTTAATACATTAGTGGAGGATCTAGCTTATGCGTTGGACAATCAAGGATTTACGTTATTGAAAGCAACCCTTGAAAAGGGATGTAATCCGTTGCCAATTCTTCGCCTTCGGATTGTCAACAGAAAGTATTTATATGAAACAGATGTGCATAAGCGACTTGGTTGCTTGCTTGCCTTGTTAACGCCTGTAAACGTATCTGAAGTCATTGTAGTGATTAGTGCCGATTGTGTGCTTTGTCAAGAGTATCGTTATTCTAGAAGAAGCCTTTACCTATATGCTTCAAGGCAGATGACAGATATTGAGCTTGCAACTGTTTCTCCAATAAGAGAAGTTACATTCCCAAAATATTGCCCAGAGATTCTTTTTGAAAGAAGAGAAAAAGCTCTTGAATGGGGCCTAAGGCCAAGGGCTCAAACATTTTTTGGAAGTTCTAAAGGAAAGCTTAAGTATGAAATTGATGGAGCTGCGGTTGTTGAAGGGTTTGTTTGGTATGATGTTTATTATAAGTTTTTATTGTCTCATACACTTCTTACAAACGCAAATGATTTGGGCAATTTTGATATGCTCAACCCCTCCCCTGTGATCAATGTAAACTCAGATCGCATCACATATTACCAAGTTAGAGACTTTAAATTTGAACAGGTATATTTACAGCGTAGCTGGACACATGGTTGTGGGCTGCATTCAAGAGTGGCTGCTGGCTTTTTTGATATCGCCTATGGAGGAGTTGCAGCAGAGGCATTATACTATCCAGTTAATTCTTCTTGGGCTGTAGGGCTTGCTGGTGCTATTGTGAAAAAAAGAACATATAATGATTGGGGCTTTCAAAATAAATTGAGAAGATTTGTTGGTTCTGGAACTAGTTTCTATCCTGTTTATGATCACTATACAGTTCTATCGCAATATTTTCTTGATATTTATTATAGATTCAATACGATGCCAGTAAGCTTTAAAATTAGTATGGGACAGTTTTTAGCACGTGATTTTGGAATAAGAACAGAGGTGTTTCGCTATTTTCCAAGTGGCTTGAGGATCTCCTTTTGGTACACATATACAAATGGTAATGATAGAGTAAATGGATCTGTTTATCATGACAAGGGAATTTCGTTTTCAATGCCACTTGACGTTATATTCAAAGAGTCTAGTAGAGCAAGATGGGGTTATGGAATGTCTGCATGGCTAAGAGATGTGGGCTACAGAGTTGGTACTGGTAATGAGCTTTACCCTGTTCTTTTTGAACAAAGGGATAATCCCGTTACGTTTGATAAGTGTAATTAG
- a CDS encoding formyltransferase family protein, translated as MKKIVIFSTFDLAGNMICNHLLPHLKGYEYQIILSEAHYPLKKQVLPFTCFKFLEQDLVNELLFPLLEVKEFAPLQTWKGLEKKYASCFHMAKTNDLATEHPWIFTYKPDIILSIHSRYLVKESILALPRLGTYNLHSGLLPSYRGLMPTFRALYDDCVEVGSTFHSIDDESIDTGSILGWSRINVRKDKSLLWHELEVYKKAVDLIVEKLPQIASGSVQRIPNKVLPSTYFSFPTNEEFNAFMAKGWKIFDPQEYMDFFQLFKHNK; from the coding sequence ATGAAAAAAATAGTGATTTTTTCGACTTTTGACCTTGCTGGTAACATGATTTGTAACCACTTACTTCCCCATTTGAAAGGGTATGAATATCAAATCATCTTGTCAGAGGCTCATTATCCGCTTAAAAAACAGGTGTTACCATTTACGTGTTTTAAATTTTTAGAGCAAGATCTTGTTAATGAGCTATTATTTCCTCTTCTAGAAGTAAAAGAATTTGCTCCTCTGCAAACATGGAAGGGCTTAGAAAAAAAATATGCTTCTTGCTTTCATATGGCTAAGACTAATGATCTTGCTACAGAGCACCCTTGGATATTTACTTATAAGCCAGATATTATTCTCTCTATTCATTCTCGATACCTTGTAAAGGAATCTATACTTGCACTGCCACGTCTTGGAACATATAACTTGCATTCTGGCTTGCTTCCTAGCTATCGAGGTCTTATGCCGACCTTTCGAGCACTGTATGATGATTGTGTGGAAGTTGGTTCAACATTTCATAGCATCGATGATGAGTCTATTGATACAGGATCAATCCTTGGATGGAGTAGAATCAATGTTCGAAAGGATAAGTCCCTCCTTTGGCATGAGTTAGAAGTGTATAAGAAAGCCGTTGATTTAATTGTTGAAAAATTGCCTCAGATCGCTTCAGGTTCTGTTCAGAGAATTCCTAATAAAGTTTTGCCCTCTACTTACTTTTCATTTCCAACAAATGAAGAGTTTAATGCCTTTATGGCCAAGGGATGGAAAATTTTTGATCCTCAAGAATACATGGATTTTTTTCAGTTGTTCAAGCACAACAAATAA
- a CDS encoding cbb3-type cytochrome c oxidase subunit II, with protein sequence MKEHSKGFFSKVEKSLLITVVGVFLLFSLAIGVVLIAPGYVDPSWIEPSSYYQKQMYEVADPNVFLNAAHPGEETLQFVLCLTDNYSLLSFEEAENVRIITSNASLEKFITKINETPLKLTSKLLLLRSPEEGGKESEAQAKALQAKLQEEWLKKHKDVADVHASMPYFTILELYVPGGTQCFAIAETDEVVNCWVDKDYVIVDAQLNTAYHKDPGVIYTKNPREYRVSFLKNGSSQSFQYDPNGRKISSIKELTNKEFGFMSRATLIKMGEDIFKIEGCWYCHTDQSRTLIQDCVANGSDSYPAPPSSANEYIYQEVTFPGTRRIGPDLARVGVKRPSRDWHKAHFWSPKTKSKGSIMPAFRHFFDEDSNAKNLYGVPNYKFEAIFQYLMTKGTRITPPTESWWLGLDPIQTLKILDGKGVHEEKK encoded by the coding sequence ATGAAAGAGCACTCTAAGGGTTTTTTTTCTAAAGTAGAGAAATCTCTTCTGATTACAGTAGTAGGTGTATTTTTACTTTTTTCTTTGGCAATAGGTGTTGTTCTCATAGCACCTGGCTATGTAGATCCAAGTTGGATAGAGCCCTCATCTTATTATCAAAAGCAGATGTATGAAGTTGCAGATCCAAACGTATTTTTAAATGCGGCGCATCCAGGTGAAGAGACGCTGCAGTTTGTTCTTTGCTTAACAGATAATTATTCTCTTCTTTCTTTTGAAGAAGCAGAAAATGTTAGGATAATTACATCAAATGCATCTCTTGAAAAGTTCATTACAAAAATTAATGAAACGCCTCTGAAATTAACATCAAAGCTTTTACTTCTTAGAAGCCCTGAAGAGGGCGGTAAAGAGAGTGAAGCACAAGCTAAAGCTCTTCAAGCAAAACTACAAGAAGAGTGGTTAAAAAAACATAAGGATGTAGCAGATGTGCATGCTTCTATGCCCTATTTTACCATTCTTGAGCTATATGTTCCAGGTGGAACACAATGTTTTGCCATTGCAGAAACAGATGAGGTTGTAAATTGCTGGGTGGATAAAGATTATGTTATAGTGGATGCGCAATTGAATACTGCTTATCACAAAGATCCAGGAGTTATTTATACAAAAAATCCACGAGAATATCGGGTTAGTTTTTTAAAGAATGGATCTAGTCAAAGCTTTCAATATGATCCTAATGGAAGAAAAATCAGTAGCATTAAAGAGCTCACTAACAAAGAATTTGGTTTTATGTCGAGGGCTACTTTGATAAAAATGGGTGAAGACATTTTTAAAATTGAGGGGTGCTGGTATTGCCATACAGATCAGTCACGAACGCTGATTCAAGATTGTGTTGCAAATGGCTCTGACTCCTATCCAGCTCCTCCCTCTTCTGCTAATGAATACATCTATCAGGAGGTAACATTTCCAGGAACTAGAAGAATTGGGCCCGATCTTGCAAGAGTGGGCGTGAAAAGACCAAGTCGCGATTGGCATAAAGCACATTTTTGGTCTCCAAAAACAAAAAGTAAGGGCTCTATTATGCCAGCATTCCGCCATTTTTTTGATGAAGACTCAAATGCTAAAAACCTTTATGGAGTGCCCAATTATAAGTTTGAAGCGATTTTTCAGTATTTGATGACAAAAGGTACACGTATTACACCTCCAACAGAGAGCTGGTGGCTTGGGCTTGATCCTATTCAGACGTTAAAGATTTTAGATGGAAAAGGCGTTCATGAGGAGAAAAAATGA
- a CDS encoding cbb3-type cytochrome c oxidase subunit I, with protein MINNQAVQYSDLPVKQMLYPALLFLLVGMSVGVFMAFNSFVFPDYFSGEYIHFGRIRPVHVWHVLLLWLLSANMGLFYFLVPRLCGTPLWSVKLATITNYLWWITLILGVYSFPLGTNWGWEYAEIPPFLLGFIPIKLMMAVAWILFSINLFITVANRRFKKMYVALWYAMGTLIWTTITFTIGNFALEIIPGGISRVNMNFFYVHNLVGLVFTPMGLAIAYYFIPKISDRPIYNHRLSMVGFWSIALVYAWIGAHHIIHGPMSQWLQTTSIVFSIWLFIPVWTVITNFFGTLKGQWQLYTTHASIRFLMLGTFYYLVTCVQGPLQALRNVNEITSKTDWIIGHSHIALFGTFSFFAFAGVYYVIPVITKRPLWSDKLANWHFALNFWGTLIMFISLSLGGYYQGILWANWADGSTYAEFHNNLSRMPFLQTVAEMWSWWLARAISGVIVLVGNALFVWNIYKTVLFKSNELSAVKVQVP; from the coding sequence ATGATAAATAATCAAGCTGTACAGTATAGCGATTTGCCAGTAAAACAGATGCTTTACCCTGCGCTCTTATTTTTATTGGTAGGAATGTCTGTAGGTGTTTTTATGGCATTTAATAGCTTTGTTTTTCCTGATTATTTTTCTGGAGAATATATTCACTTTGGAAGAATAAGGCCTGTACATGTATGGCATGTGCTTTTGCTTTGGTTGCTTTCTGCAAATATGGGCTTATTTTATTTTTTGGTTCCAAGGCTGTGTGGTACGCCCCTTTGGAGTGTAAAGCTTGCAACAATTACCAACTATTTGTGGTGGATTACACTCATTTTGGGAGTTTATTCATTTCCTCTAGGAACAAATTGGGGATGGGAATATGCAGAGATTCCCCCCTTTCTTTTGGGATTTATTCCCATTAAACTCATGATGGCAGTTGCCTGGATCTTATTTAGCATAAATTTATTTATAACGGTTGCAAATAGACGTTTTAAAAAAATGTATGTAGCGCTTTGGTATGCTATGGGCACATTAATATGGACTACGATTACATTTACTATTGGAAATTTTGCTCTTGAAATTATTCCAGGTGGCATATCACGTGTAAATATGAACTTTTTTTATGTTCACAATTTAGTAGGGCTTGTATTTACCCCTATGGGTCTTGCAATTGCCTATTATTTTATTCCTAAAATTTCTGATAGGCCCATATACAATCATAGGCTTTCTATGGTAGGTTTTTGGTCCATTGCTCTTGTCTACGCATGGATAGGAGCGCATCACATTATTCATGGCCCTATGTCGCAATGGTTGCAGACAACGAGCATTGTATTTTCAATATGGCTTTTTATTCCTGTTTGGACTGTGATTACCAATTTCTTTGGGACATTGAAAGGTCAGTGGCAACTTTATACAACGCATGCATCGATTCGTTTTTTAATGTTGGGCACTTTTTATTACTTGGTAACCTGTGTTCAAGGACCTCTGCAAGCGCTTCGAAATGTTAATGAAATTACTTCAAAAACGGATTGGATTATTGGACACTCTCATATAGCTCTTTTTGGAACGTTTTCATTTTTTGCATTCGCAGGCGTCTATTACGTGATACCTGTAATTACAAAAAGGCCTCTTTGGTCAGACAAACTTGCAAATTGGCACTTTGCTCTTAATTTTTGGGGCACTTTAATTATGTTTATCTCACTTTCCCTTGGAGGGTATTATCAAGGTATTCTTTGGGCAAACTGGGCTGATGGTAGTACGTACGCAGAGTTTCATAATAATTTAAGTCGAATGCCTTTTCTTCAGACAGTTGCAGAAATGTGGTCTTGGTGGCTTGCAAGAGCTATATCAGGTGTGATTGTTTTGGTTGGAAATGCCCTTTTTGTATGGAATATCTACAAGACCGTTTTATTTAAATCTAATGAGCTTTCTGCTGTCAAGGTGCAAGTCCCATGA
- a CDS encoding NYN domain-containing protein, translated as MHYYIDGYNLLFRLSYNHTSLQKEREQIIHELSCKFSFLKLNATLVFDSIHAKGESTSSHVKDLLVVYTREGQTADEWIITSLEHTQTPSQNTVVSSDKQLTQNALAIGAKALSIETFVLWLNTRIKNKKLPKKKIELLPLPKKQQETPLLPPEKGSMEYYLNAFQDAHKQDSIEPLPSAELKISIPKKILQNKMSDHERWLRIFEERST; from the coding sequence ATGCACTACTATATCGATGGATACAACCTTCTTTTTAGACTCTCTTATAACCACACTTCCCTACAAAAAGAGCGAGAGCAAATCATCCATGAGCTCAGTTGTAAATTTTCTTTTCTTAAATTAAACGCAACCCTTGTTTTTGATTCCATACATGCCAAAGGAGAGAGCACGTCTTCTCATGTTAAAGACCTTCTTGTTGTCTATACAAGAGAGGGACAAACTGCTGATGAATGGATTATCACATCACTTGAACATACGCAAACCCCTTCTCAAAATACTGTAGTCTCATCCGATAAACAACTTACTCAAAATGCCCTTGCAATCGGCGCAAAGGCACTTAGTATAGAAACCTTTGTCTTATGGCTCAACACACGCATTAAAAATAAAAAACTTCCTAAAAAAAAGATCGAACTTTTACCTCTTCCAAAAAAACAACAAGAAACACCCCTATTGCCCCCTGAAAAAGGTTCTATGGAATATTACCTAAATGCCTTTCAAGATGCTCACAAACAGGACTCTATCGAACCCTTGCCTTCCGCAGAATTAAAAATCTCTATCCCTAAGAAAATACTTCAAAACAAGATGTCAGATCATGAACGTTGGCTTCGCATCTTTGAAGAGCGATCCACTTAA
- the hemB gene encoding porphobilinogen synthase, whose amino-acid sequence MRHAFPLIRKRRLRQNSILRDLVQESDVDLSCFILPLFIKGEQGEKKEISSMQGHFQIPLNLLASEVQEVVRLGIKAVILFGVPPRKDLVGSDSFSDDGIIQKAVKIIKNTTKELLIISDVCFCEYTDHGHCGFLSECSGKVDIDNDKTVELLVQQAVSHARAGVDVVAPSGMIDGMVLGIRKGLDNAGFSHIPILSYSVKYNSAFYGPFRSAAEGAPTFGDRGSHMMDVPNGREAVHEAGLDIDEGADMLMIKPAHTYLDIIFRVKQKYPYMPLGAYHTSGEFCMIKAAAEKGYVDEKKAVMEVMRSIHRAGADFIITYFAKEIANWIKKE is encoded by the coding sequence ATGAGACATGCATTTCCATTGATAAGAAAAAGAAGGCTTCGACAAAATTCTATTTTAAGAGATCTTGTACAAGAATCTGATGTTGATTTATCTTGTTTTATTTTGCCTTTATTTATCAAAGGCGAACAGGGTGAAAAAAAAGAGATTTCATCGATGCAGGGGCATTTTCAAATACCTTTAAATTTGCTTGCCTCTGAGGTTCAAGAAGTTGTAAGGCTCGGTATAAAAGCTGTGATTCTCTTCGGTGTTCCTCCTCGTAAAGATTTGGTAGGATCAGATTCTTTTAGTGATGATGGAATTATTCAGAAAGCAGTAAAGATAATTAAAAATACAACTAAAGAACTGCTTATTATTTCAGATGTTTGTTTTTGTGAATACACAGATCATGGTCATTGTGGTTTTTTAAGTGAGTGTTCGGGTAAAGTAGATATTGATAACGATAAAACGGTAGAACTGCTTGTACAGCAGGCTGTAAGCCATGCAAGAGCGGGCGTCGATGTAGTGGCTCCCAGCGGTATGATAGATGGCATGGTGCTTGGAATTAGAAAAGGACTGGATAATGCAGGATTCTCGCATATTCCTATTCTTAGCTATTCTGTAAAGTATAATTCTGCATTTTATGGGCCTTTTCGCAGCGCAGCGGAGGGTGCGCCTACTTTTGGAGACAGAGGCTCTCATATGATGGATGTCCCAAATGGTAGAGAAGCTGTGCATGAGGCTGGGTTAGATATTGATGAAGGCGCCGATATGTTGATGATAAAACCTGCTCATACGTATCTTGATATTATCTTTCGTGTAAAGCAAAAATACCCCTATATGCCTCTTGGAGCATATCATACAAGTGGGGAGTTTTGTATGATTAAAGCAGCTGCAGAAAAAGGTTATGTAGATGAGAAAAAAGCTGTTATGGAAGTGATGAGAAGTATACACAGAGCTGGTGCTGATTTTATTATTACATATTTTGCAAAAGAGATAGCAAATTGGATAAAAAAGGAATAA
- a CDS encoding GreA/GreB family elongation factor: MAYLEEFQMQLENHDYQGFMHLWEEYCGGDEVDAPELQKILQAIKVSDFAQTFGKHIDSALALWSHITDENASYEVFKSIIDLQTTNSPQLADLTYQIIHKRFSHLPFFNEKLRLVGLRNKEIFQGAVANFELLSHMAKGKFVFHTGGWGTGEIVDISLVREQLVLEFDRVRGRRDLSFANAFKNLIPLRDDHFLAKRFGDPDQLEEEAKKDPAAIIRLLLSDLGPKTATEIKDELCGLVVADEEWTKWWQGARAKIKKDTMIETPPSVKDPFRLRSSELSHEDRLLKVIEKLSDIDKTIETIYSFIRDYPEILRNPSTKTNLQERISYLLNDTKLTPAQKIQLYLLLEDLGAQDQKATLSNYIQQLPHIPSVIKAIQVGAFKKRALVICKEMRSDWDTIFLDLLFTLPVHSLRDYLIKELNCGKMAPLLEEKLNMLIGHPYKAPDLFVWYFQKATSEEALPFSDSEGRGALLEGLLMLLSQIEQKPEERDLVKKIHNILSGHRFAAVRAIIDGKSLDFIKEFLLLVTKCQSLSDHDSKILHSLAYVVQPSLANKNKALREEHSFETIWTTKEGFQKVQARIQQIGTIETVENAKEIEVARSHGDLRENSEYKFALERRARLQGELKFLTSQINKARIITEQDIPKEEAGIGTIVTLATPKGEEVIYTLLGPWDADPDKNILSLQSKFAEAMTGTKVGESFTFQDETYTVKQVKSYLNNNE; this comes from the coding sequence ATGGCTTATCTGGAAGAATTTCAAATGCAACTTGAAAATCACGACTACCAAGGGTTTATGCACCTTTGGGAAGAGTACTGCGGTGGTGATGAGGTTGATGCTCCAGAACTCCAAAAAATTTTACAAGCAATTAAAGTATCTGATTTTGCTCAAACCTTTGGAAAACACATCGACAGCGCCCTTGCCCTTTGGTCTCATATTACAGATGAAAATGCATCTTATGAAGTTTTCAAATCTATCATTGACTTGCAAACGACCAACAGCCCGCAATTAGCAGATCTTACTTATCAAATCATTCATAAAAGATTTAGCCACCTTCCTTTCTTTAATGAAAAACTCAGGCTGGTAGGCCTTCGAAACAAAGAAATTTTCCAAGGTGCTGTTGCTAATTTCGAACTACTTTCTCATATGGCAAAAGGAAAGTTTGTATTCCATACAGGAGGTTGGGGAACAGGTGAAATCGTCGACATCTCTCTTGTAAGAGAACAACTCGTACTAGAATTCGATCGTGTTCGCGGCAGAAGAGACCTCTCTTTTGCAAATGCATTTAAAAATTTAATCCCCCTTCGTGATGACCACTTCCTTGCAAAACGTTTTGGCGACCCAGACCAACTTGAAGAAGAAGCAAAAAAAGATCCTGCTGCGATCATACGCCTTCTTCTTTCTGATCTAGGCCCAAAAACTGCTACAGAGATAAAAGATGAGCTTTGCGGTCTAGTTGTCGCAGATGAAGAGTGGACAAAATGGTGGCAAGGGGCAAGAGCCAAAATTAAAAAAGATACGATGATTGAAACTCCACCAAGCGTCAAAGATCCTTTCCGCCTACGCTCCTCTGAATTATCTCATGAAGATCGACTACTAAAAGTTATAGAAAAGCTCTCCGATATCGACAAAACTATTGAAACTATTTATTCGTTTATCAGAGATTATCCAGAAATTTTACGCAATCCGTCTACTAAAACAAACTTGCAAGAACGTATTTCCTACCTCTTAAATGACACAAAACTTACTCCAGCACAAAAAATACAGCTCTATCTCTTATTAGAAGATCTAGGTGCACAAGATCAAAAAGCAACACTTTCAAACTATATTCAACAATTGCCACATATTCCAAGCGTCATCAAAGCTATCCAAGTGGGTGCCTTTAAAAAAAGAGCTCTTGTTATCTGCAAAGAAATGCGCTCTGACTGGGATACCATATTCTTAGACTTACTCTTTACTCTTCCAGTACACTCTTTAAGAGACTACTTAATCAAAGAACTCAATTGTGGCAAAATGGCTCCTCTCTTAGAAGAGAAGCTAAATATGCTAATTGGACACCCTTACAAAGCCCCAGACTTATTTGTATGGTATTTTCAGAAGGCAACTTCTGAAGAAGCTCTACCTTTCTCCGATAGCGAAGGCAGAGGAGCTCTTTTAGAAGGCCTACTCATGCTATTAAGCCAAATCGAACAAAAGCCAGAAGAGCGCGATTTGGTCAAAAAGATTCACAACATACTCTCAGGCCATCGCTTTGCAGCTGTACGTGCGATTATTGATGGAAAAAGCCTCGACTTTATAAAAGAATTCTTACTCCTTGTAACTAAATGTCAATCATTAAGCGACCACGACAGCAAAATTCTACACTCCCTTGCCTATGTTGTGCAGCCATCTCTTGCAAACAAAAATAAAGCCCTCAGAGAAGAACATTCTTTTGAAACCATTTGGACGACAAAAGAGGGTTTTCAAAAAGTGCAAGCACGCATTCAACAAATTGGCACTATAGAGACTGTAGAAAATGCAAAAGAGATCGAAGTTGCAAGATCTCACGGAGATCTAAGAGAAAATTCTGAATACAAATTTGCCCTTGAAAGAAGAGCACGCCTACAAGGAGAGCTCAAATTCCTAACATCTCAAATCAATAAAGCTCGAATTATTACAGAGCAAGATATTCCAAAAGAAGAAGCTGGCATTGGTACAATTGTAACTCTTGCAACCCCTAAAGGCGAAGAAGTTATCTACACTTTGCTTGGGCCTTGGGATGCTGATCCAGATAAAAATATTCTTTCTCTACAATCAAAATTTGCAGAGGCTATGACAGGCACTAAAGTTGGAGAAAGCTTTACATTTCAAGATGAAACATATACTGTAAAACAAGTAAAAAGTTATCTGAACAATAATGAGTAG
- the rdgB gene encoding RdgB/HAM1 family non-canonical purine NTP pyrophosphatase: protein MEIVIATHNMHKVRELRAMLKSDLSIEFLSLNDFPSYVAPEETGSTFEENALIKASSAAHCFNKWVLADDSGLVVPSLNGEPGVFSARYAKVDRSQHTPTDRENRIKLLKALAGKSDLNRSAYFECCLALVSPNDEKKIFKGVCEGLITEEERGKNGFGYDAIFIKHDYNQTFAELDESIKNRISHRRKAVDKLILYLESL, encoded by the coding sequence ATGGAAATCGTCATTGCTACGCACAACATGCACAAAGTACGCGAATTGCGTGCGATGCTAAAAAGCGATCTATCCATCGAGTTTCTTTCTTTAAACGACTTTCCAAGCTACGTGGCCCCAGAAGAGACGGGCTCAACTTTTGAAGAAAACGCTCTCATTAAAGCTTCTTCTGCAGCCCATTGCTTCAACAAATGGGTGCTTGCTGACGATTCTGGTCTTGTTGTTCCTTCTCTAAACGGAGAACCAGGTGTTTTTTCAGCAAGATATGCTAAAGTGGATCGCTCACAGCATACTCCTACAGACAGAGAGAACCGCATAAAATTACTTAAAGCACTTGCTGGAAAAAGTGATTTAAACAGATCAGCTTATTTTGAATGTTGTTTAGCTCTAGTTTCGCCAAATGACGAAAAAAAGATATTCAAAGGTGTGTGTGAAGGGCTTATTACCGAAGAAGAACGAGGTAAAAATGGCTTTGGTTATGATGCCATCTTTATCAAGCACGACTATAATCAAACATTTGCAGAACTAGACGAATCTATAAAAAACCGCATATCGCATCGAAGAAAAGCTGTAGATAAACTTATTCTCTATCTAGAATCATTATAG